The Candidatus Desulfovibrio trichonymphae region AAAAACTCTAGACTTTTCTGTTTGACTCCTGCATTAAGTAAGGAATGGACATTACCAATGAACCTTTGCTTTCCGCCACACAAAAAGGTCCGAGAGGGCAAGACAGGCAGGCCGTCACTGAATGATCCACGTTCCATTTTAAACGGAGCACTGTGGATACTTCGTACCGGCACACCATGGCAAAGATTTACCTGAGCGGTATCCGCCATACCAGACATGCCATATAGCAGTGGCAGACGCTGCCGGTTTTCCTCTCGCCGTTTACGTGGCAAGCGCGTCGCCTCATGAAATGACCTTGGTCGAGGATACTCTTGACTGTACGTTTACAAATGAATTGCCTATGCGGCTGATTAGGTGATAAGGCTTATGACAGTAACAAGCTTGATGCCGGACTGAAAGAAGACTGGTTAATTTCTGTATCTCTGGCTGGAGAACGCTTTTGGAGTGTACCGTTTTCGCGAAAAATCGGATGGCGGAACAGATTTACGTCAAGGCGGGTAAAACCGGAGGAAAATCATGAGTCGTAAAGAAAAAGATTCTTTGGGTGAAAGAGAGTTGCCGGATAACGCGTATTATGGGGTGCAGACACTGCGCGGCAAAGAAAATTTTCACATTACAGGCATTACTGTTTCGCATGAAAAGGCCTTGATAAAAGCCTTCGGCTTTGTAAAAAAAGCCGCTGCCAGGGCCAATATGGAATGCGGTTCTTTGGAGAATCCTGTCGCCGATGCCGTCATGAAGGCTTGCGACAAACTGATTGCCGGTGAATATGCGGATCAGTTTGTTACAGACCTCATCCAGGGAGGGGCCGGCACTTCCATCAATATGAACGCCAATGAGGTTATCGCGAATGTCGCTCTGGAAATTTTGGGTAAACCCAAAGGGGAATACTCAACTGTCAGTCCCAACGACCATGTGAACTGCTCGCAGTCCACCAATGACGCTTATCCGACAGCTTTTCGCCTTGCCCTGATTATGCGGTTGAGAGAATTTGCCGAGGCACTGAAAGCCCTGCAGGAAGCCTTCGCCGCCAAAGGCAAGGAATTTTCCCGTGTGTTGAAAATGGGCCGCACCCATTTGCAGGATGCTGTGCCCATGTCTCTTGGCTCGGAGTTCAATGGCTTTGCAACAACCATCGGTGAAGAAATTGAAAGAGTCATGGAATCACGCAATCTGTTGCGTGAAATCAACCTCGGCGCGACAGCCATCGGCACCCGTGTCAATACGCCGTCCAATTATCCTGACCTGGTAACCAAATACCTCTCTGAATTCAGCGGTATTGACTTTGTCCTTGCCAGCGACCTCATTGAAGCCACATCCGATACCGGTGCCTATGTGCAACTTTCCGGTGTTTTGAAACGCACGGCTGTTAAAATGACAAAAATCTGCAATGACTTGCGTATGCTGGCTTCCGGCCCGCGCTGCGGACTGAATGAAATTCTTTTGCCGCAGCTCCAGCCGGGGTCTTCCATTATGCCCGGCAAGGTCAACCCTGTTATCCCTGAAGTGGTCAACCAGACCTGTTTTCTGGTTATCGGGCTGGATACAACGGTAACGCTTGCCGCTTCCGCCGGTCAGTTGCAACTGAATGTCATGGAGCCGGTGATTGGTTTTTCCTTGTTTACGTCCATCGGCACTCTGCAAAACGCCATCCGCAGTTTGACGCTGAACTGTGTGGCCGGCATTAAGGCCAACGCGGAACGCACAAAAGACTATGTCATGAATTCTGTGGGAATTGTTACCCAGCTCTCTCCGATTCTGGGCTATAAACAATGTGCGGAGATTGCCCGCGAGGCTTTCCTGGAGAATAAATCCGTACATGACATCGCTGTCAAGGGAAAGAAGCTGATTACGCAGGACAAGTGGGATGAAGTGTTTTCTTTTGAGAATTTAATCAACCCCCAATACATCAACGGGAAAGGTGTATGATGATTGTACTGGAACTTCTGATAGTACTTGGAGCAATCTACCTGGGTGCCCGCCTGGGCAGTATCGGAATCGGTTTTGCAGGCGGCTTCGGCGTACTGCTGCTGGCCTTGGTGGGCGTCAAACCCGGCGGCATGCCCATTGACGTGATACTGATTATCATGTCGGTAATCTCGGCTATTGCGGCCATGCAGGTAGCCGGGGGAATGGATCTGCTTGTGGCGGCCACCGAGAAGCTGTTGCGGAAACATCCAAAGTATATAACCTATTTTGCGCCTCTGGTGACCTTTTTTATGACGGTCATGGCAGGCACCGGGCACACTGCCTTCTCGACGCTTCCGGTTATCGCTGAAGTGGCCAAAGAGCAGGGTATTCGGCCTTCACGCCCACTCTCCATTGCCGTTGTGGCCTCGCAGGTCGCCATCACCGCATCCCCCATCTCCGCAGCGGTGGTGTTCTTTTCCGGTGTCATGGAGCCGCTCGGCGTTGATTATCTCCAGGTTCTGCTCATTTGTATTCCCACAACGCTGCTGGCCGTTATCCTGACATCTTTCGTCACCAACTTTCTGGGCGAGGAGATGAAGGACGACCCCGTTTATCAGGCGCGCCTGGAGGCGGGTCTGGTGAAACTCCGCGGTACGCAAAAGATTGAAATTCTGCCTCATGCTCTTCGTTCTGTTTGCATATTTGCTGTCGCCATCGTTATGGTCATGCTCTACGCAACCCTCATCAGCGACAAGGTCGGTTTCATTGCCAAGGAGAACATCATTCTCTCCCGCGATAACGCCATTATTGTCTTTATGATGACTGCGGCTACCTCCATTGCTTTGTTGTGCAAGATAGGCGCCACCAAGGTGTTGAATGCGCCCACGTTCAAGTCCGGCATGAGCGCCTGCATTTGCGTTTTGGGTGTCGCTTGGCTGGGCACTACGTTTGTTGCCGCGCACGAAGCCGAAATCAAGGCTCTGGCCGGCGGCGTGCTGCAAACCATGCCATGGCTGCTGTCTGTCACGCTCTTCTTCGCTGCCATGCTGCTCTATTCTCAGGCGTCCACAGCCAAGGCGCTGATGCCTATGGCCATTGCCCTCGGCGCAAGCCCCGTGACCTTGGTGGCTTCCTTTGCCGCTGTGTCGGCCCTGTTCATTCTACCCACATACCCCACACTGCTCGCGGCTGTGGAAATGGATGACACCGGTTCTACCCGCATCGGCAAGTATGTGTTCAACCATCCTTTCATTATACCGGGAATATTGACTATTTTCTTGTCAGTTGTTTTTGGGTTTGCTTTTGGCGGCATTATTCTTTAAGATCTTGACGCGTTTTCCTTATTTTATCGGTTGCCGCCTACAGCATGTTAACGGGGTCAAGATCAAGAAAAAGACGCAAGGCGGCGTTTTTTTTCTGCGCCTGCGCGAATAAAAAGACATGTCGAAGCGAAGGCCAATCCTCGGCCTTAAGCAAGCACTGGTAGCGACGCTGCCCGCGCAAAACGGATAAAGGTGCCGGCGCCGGGCCAAGCATGCGAACGCCGAGGGCCTGCGCCCGCCCGCGCAAAACGGCTGCAAGACCGCCAAGGGCGCAAAGCCCGTTTTTGTCGTCAACGGCAAAGGATATGCGTATGAGAGCGAGGCGCACAAAAGGCGGATAGCTCCGCAGACGGCGACGTTCCAGCTCTTCTTGATAAAAGCCTTCATAATCGCCGGTGCGCACGTATTGCCAACAATAGTGACGCACATCCCGCGTCTGAATCAGGACGCGGCCCGGTTTTTCGCCGCGCCCTGCACGGCCTGCGGACTGCACCAGCAGCTGAAACGTGCGCTCTGCCGCGCGGTAGTCCGGCAAATTAAGTCCCAGGTCTCCGTCAGCAGCCACGACAAGCGTCACCTGAGGGAAATGATGCCCTTTTGAGAGCATTTGTGTACCCACCAATATAGAGGCCTCCTGCCGCGCAAATGCTGCCAGAATTCCCTCCATCTGTCCGGGGCGGCGCGTGCTGTCCCTGTCCAGACGCAGAACGGGCCTTCCCGCGAGCGTGCCGAGCCGCTCCGCCAGACGCTCTGTGCCTTCGCCAAGAGGCAGGTAGTTCATGCCCTTGCAATGCCGGCAGGGCGACGGAAAAGGCAGCGCGTAGCCGCAATAGTGGCAAATCAGCTTTTCGCGCCCCTTGTGGTAGGCAAGACCGATTTCACACTGCGGGCAGCGCAGGGTTTTGCCGCAATCAAGACAGTACATAAGCGGAGCGTACCCGCGCCGATTGAGCAAAACAACGGCCTGTTCACCCCTCGCCAGTGTTTCACGCAGTGCCGTCTCACTTTCCGGAGCAAGAAGCCCTCCGGCTGCGGCAAACATGTGCGCATGCTGTATGTCCACCATGTCCACCGGAGGCAAAGGCCGGTTCCCCACACGGCGCGACAGCCGCAGCACGGGCAAGTTGCCGTTTTGCGCCGCATGCCACGTTTTCATGTCGGGGGTGGCAGATCCGAGCAGCAACAGACCGCGCTTGTGGCGCATTCTGTACCAGGCCAGTTCCTTGGCCTGGTACGACAGAATTTCATCCTGCTTGAAGGATGCGTCATGTTCCTCATCAAGCACAATGCAGCCGAGACGCGGCACTGGAAGAAACAATGCCGAGCGTGTTCCCACAACAAGACAGGGCTTGTCCCTGCCGGCCAGGGAGCGGAAAACGGCTTCACGCCGTGCCGGAGACTGATACCCGTGATAAAAAAAGAGAGACGCGTCGGGCAGAGCGCAAGATGCGTCACGGCGCAGCTTGTGGGCCAGAGCCACTTCCGGCGCGAGCAGCATAACGCTTTTGCCGCAATCAAGGCATGCTTTGGCAAGCTCCAGATACACAGCTGTCTTGCCGCTGCCCGTAACCCCGAAGAGCAGGCGGGAAGAAGGCCGTTCGAGAGCAAGGGCAGCGCGCAGGTCCACAAGCACTGCGGCCTGATCTGCATTGAGCGTGAGAGGGGACGGCGGTGGCAGCAGAATCGCTTCTTCCGTTTCTCCTGCTTCTTCGCGCATGAACGCCAGATGCCCGGCCGCAACAAGCGCCTGCAACGGGGATGAGGCATATCTGCCGAACCGTTGCAGCAAACGGCGGCGGCTCACGGCTCCATGTTCGTGCAGATATTCGAGCACCTCAAGCTGACGTGCGGCCGATGGTCTGACCGACCAAGGAGGGTCTGCGCGCAAAAAACAATATTCCTCGCTCGCCGCGTCCGCGCCTGGCGCCAGAATGCGGGCATTGCCCGCACACATTTCCCGCGCAAATTCCGCGCGTTCTGCCGGGGCGGCGTCCTGAATGCGGCGCAAGGGCAGCGACTCCGCTCCTCCCGCGCCGAGACGACGAAGACGCATTCTCGCTGAACGCAGGCCTTTCGGCAAAACGTGCCCCAAAATACAGCCGACAGACACGCCCTGGCGCAACGCCATGTCCTGCACCAGCGACAACAGGTCAGGCGGCAACAGGGGGTCGGCCTCCAGCGGCCAGCAAATGGGCTTGCAGGTTATGCCTTCAGGCAGTTCGGATTCATGCCGCAGCGCGAGAATCACAGCGGCCCTGAGCGCTCCCCGGCCAAGCGGCACCGCCGCCCGCAGGCCGAATCGCCAAAATTCCACAGGGAATTCCGGCGGCATTTCATAGCACAACTCACTGTATGGAGGGCTCAACAAGGCGACGTCAACATGCATGCAGTCAGTCCTTCCCGCGACAGGCTTGAGATATTTTGTCGAAACATGTATACAGACAAATGCAATACCCCAAACGGAGCTCCACGTGAATACACTGCCCAACAGGGATTTTCTGAAAGAAAACGACTTTACGCCCCAAGAACTCACACAACTGCTTGACCTTGCGGCCGAACTAAAAAAAGCGCGCAAAGCGGGACGAGAACAAAAATTTT contains the following coding sequences:
- a CDS encoding anaerobic C4-dicarboxylate transporter; amino-acid sequence: MMIVLELLIVLGAIYLGARLGSIGIGFAGGFGVLLLALVGVKPGGMPIDVILIIMSVISAIAAMQVAGGMDLLVAATEKLLRKHPKYITYFAPLVTFFMTVMAGTGHTAFSTLPVIAEVAKEQGIRPSRPLSIAVVASQVAITASPISAAVVFFSGVMEPLGVDYLQVLLICIPTTLLAVILTSFVTNFLGEEMKDDPVYQARLEAGLVKLRGTQKIEILPHALRSVCIFAVAIVMVMLYATLISDKVGFIAKENIILSRDNAIIVFMMTAATSIALLCKIGATKVLNAPTFKSGMSACICVLGVAWLGTTFVAAHEAEIKALAGGVLQTMPWLLSVTLFFAAMLLYSQASTAKALMPMAIALGASPVTLVASFAAVSALFILPTYPTLLAAVEMDDTGSTRIGKYVFNHPFIIPGILTIFLSVVFGFAFGGIIL
- the priA gene encoding replication restart helicase PriA, translating into MHVDVALLSPPYSELCYEMPPEFPVEFWRFGLRAAVPLGRGALRAAVILALRHESELPEGITCKPICWPLEADPLLPPDLLSLVQDMALRQGVSVGCILGHVLPKGLRSARMRLRRLGAGGAESLPLRRIQDAAPAERAEFAREMCAGNARILAPGADAASEEYCFLRADPPWSVRPSAARQLEVLEYLHEHGAVSRRRLLQRFGRYASSPLQALVAAGHLAFMREEAGETEEAILLPPPSPLTLNADQAAVLVDLRAALALERPSSRLLFGVTGSGKTAVYLELAKACLDCGKSVMLLAPEVALAHKLRRDASCALPDASLFFYHGYQSPARREAVFRSLAGRDKPCLVVGTRSALFLPVPRLGCIVLDEEHDASFKQDEILSYQAKELAWYRMRHKRGLLLLGSATPDMKTWHAAQNGNLPVLRLSRRVGNRPLPPVDMVDIQHAHMFAAAGGLLAPESETALRETLARGEQAVVLLNRRGYAPLMYCLDCGKTLRCPQCEIGLAYHKGREKLICHYCGYALPFPSPCRHCKGMNYLPLGEGTERLAERLGTLAGRPVLRLDRDSTRRPGQMEGILAAFARQEASILVGTQMLSKGHHFPQVTLVVAADGDLGLNLPDYRAAERTFQLLVQSAGRAGRGEKPGRVLIQTRDVRHYCWQYVRTGDYEGFYQEELERRRLRSYPPFVRLALIRISFAVDDKNGLCALGGLAAVLRGRAQALGVRMLGPAPAPLSVLRGQRRYQCLLKAEDWPSLRHVFLFAQAQKKNAALRLFLDLDPVNML
- a CDS encoding aspartate ammonia-lyase; translated protein: MSRKEKDSLGERELPDNAYYGVQTLRGKENFHITGITVSHEKALIKAFGFVKKAAARANMECGSLENPVADAVMKACDKLIAGEYADQFVTDLIQGGAGTSINMNANEVIANVALEILGKPKGEYSTVSPNDHVNCSQSTNDAYPTAFRLALIMRLREFAEALKALQEAFAAKGKEFSRVLKMGRTHLQDAVPMSLGSEFNGFATTIGEEIERVMESRNLLREINLGATAIGTRVNTPSNYPDLVTKYLSEFSGIDFVLASDLIEATSDTGAYVQLSGVLKRTAVKMTKICNDLRMLASGPRCGLNEILLPQLQPGSSIMPGKVNPVIPEVVNQTCFLVIGLDTTVTLAASAGQLQLNVMEPVIGFSLFTSIGTLQNAIRSLTLNCVAGIKANAERTKDYVMNSVGIVTQLSPILGYKQCAEIAREAFLENKSVHDIAVKGKKLITQDKWDEVFSFENLINPQYINGKGV